A genomic stretch from Tenrec ecaudatus isolate mTenEca1 chromosome X, mTenEca1.hap1, whole genome shotgun sequence includes:
- the LOC142433342 gene encoding small ribosomal subunit protein uS13-like, with translation MLVLRKSDIDLTKRAGELTKDEVEGVITILQNPLPYKIPDWFMNRQKDVNNGKSSQVLANHLDNRVCDIWSNVKYWGPTEGCATSGILTSKSAHQDAGCRGQTRGLSKMN, from the coding sequence ATGCTCGTGTTGAGGAAATCAGACATTGACCTCACCAAGAGAGCAGGGGAGCTCACCAAAGATGAGGTTGAGGGGGTGATAACCATCCTCCAGAATCCACTGCCATACAAGATTCCAGACTGGTTCATGAATAGACAGAAAGATGTTAACAATGGCAAATCCAGCCAGGTCCTGGCCAACCATCTGGACAACAGGGTCTGTGACATCTGGAGCAATGTGAAATATTGGGGGCCCACAGAGGGCTGTGCCACCTCTGGGATTTTGACATCAAAGTCAGCACACCAAGACGCCGGCTGCCGTGGTCAAACCCGTGGACTGTCTAAGATGAACTAA